The proteins below are encoded in one region of Periplaneta americana isolate PAMFEO1 chromosome 11, P.americana_PAMFEO1_priV1, whole genome shotgun sequence:
- the LOC138709413 gene encoding cuticle protein 21-like, giving the protein MTRTLFVFAAIVAVARAGLVGAPAVVAPGAPLARAVAAPVAYAAPAPVAYAAPAVAKVAVDTDYDPNPQYSYAYDIQDALTGDSKGQQESRSGDVVQGSYSLVEPDGTRRTVEYTADPVNGFNAVVHREPAVVAAPVAKVAAPVALAAPVARVAAPVAVAAPVARVAAPVAVAAPVARVAVAAPVARYAAAAPIARAAFAAPAVSYAAPFARAAIAAPAVGYAAPYARAAIAAPAIGYAAPYARAAIAAPAVGYAAPYAAGYIGNAVHTSYSGSYATYAY; this is encoded by the exons ATGACACGCACT CTCTTCGTTTTCGCCGCCATCGTGGCTGTTGCCAGGGCAGGTCTGGTCGGCGCTCCCGCCGTCGTGGCTCCTGGTGCCCCTCTCGCTAGGGCAGTTGCCGCTCCTGTTGCTTACGCCGCCCCCGCCCCTGTCGCTTATGCCGCCCCTGCCGTAGCCAAAGTCGCCGTCGACACTGACTACGACCCCAACCCCCAGTACAGCTACGCCTACGACATCCAGGACGCTCTGACCGGTGACTCCAAGGGACAGCAGGAGAGCCGCAGCGGAGACGTCGTCCAGGGCAGCTACAGCCTGGTGGAACCCGACGGCACCCGCCGTACCGTCGAATACACCGCCGACCCCGTCAACGGATTCAACGCTGTCGTTCACCGTGAACCCGCTGTGGTCGCCGCCCCCGTCGCTAAGGTGGCCGCTCCAGTTGCTCTTGCCGCCCCCGTCGCTCGTGTCGCCGCCCCCGTAGCTGTAGCTGCTCCCGTGGCCCGTGTTGCCGCTCCCGTTGCTGTAGCTGCTCCCGTCGCCCGTGTGGCTGTTGCGGCTCCCGTTGCTCGTTATGCTGCCGCTGCCCCCATTGCCAGGGCTGCCTTCGCCGCCCCCGCCGTCAGCTACGCCGCTCCCTTCGCTAGGGCTGCTATTGCCGCCCCCGCCGTCGGCTACGCCGCTCCCTACGCTAGGGCTGCCATTGCCGCCCCCGCCATCGGCTACGCCGCTCCCTACGCTAGGGCTGCCATTGCCGCCCCCGCCGTTGGATATGCCGCCCCCTACGCCGCCGGCTACATCGGCAATGCTGTCCACACCTCCTACTCCGGATCTTACGCTACCTATGCCTACTAG